A stretch of Linepithema humile isolate Giens D197 chromosome 3, Lhum_UNIL_v1.0, whole genome shotgun sequence DNA encodes these proteins:
- the Crag gene encoding DENN domain-containing protein Crag isoform X2: MDERRVADYFVIAGLPGQDDDHSQDSETNDKLEDWCQEGTHLKDMHMPPPITDLAVIFPALGEHCPEGYTLLDQTVMGFPADLNHGSLRTNECYLCYRRGRDKPPLVDIGVIYDGKERIMQDAEIVLETPKGHVANVNNSTSKIFVTYRRASRKMPCNSLVVTDICVILTNKGESPPHAFCVINKNLNKGMLGSDVFLCYKKSMNRANLISFKPAILYKYPMADYSSFVFPNSVAMFCLPMGATIECWPKVACKPKPVFSTFVLTVADAAQKIYGSAITFYEELQLELETPNCINNQEIMDTVDENNKNSDTEITKDKPQVKMKIFKGSGILKKLNILQLEKLQYTDPANQSLNISKSICILSHWPFFDTFEKFLVFLHGMVNGKPQSVPIEKYISYFLCDIPFPSPQRPRILVQLSSQDRLILTQPEDLALPRSGASFRQLLINLGPDNCLLILLLILTEQKILVHSLRPDVLTSVSEAIAMILFPFKWQCPYIPLCPLGLAEVLHAPLPFLIGVDSRFFDLYDPPSDVNCVNLDTNNIAICDDKKYLSVKLLPKKAARQLRNWLELLSSKIISWGKTNCSQKDRGDEDFSVDREFQQKRREQALELEIQDAFLRFMATILKGYRSYLLPITKAPTVGTTDPTSLFNIQAFLRSRDKAHAKFYTMLVRTQMFIRFIEERSFVSDMDMAGLAFFDECTERVEEENVTLLELDESQHSERTVFIPPPEAGTNQTPIIYKSFKLNPDLMRPQKNFCLKNPSLSAFGMVPGSPMARRTKHEIKVAQKMARKQAAMPDRWGRCLLGTCYSLWFLHLPAMLQVSSQPAAILHQAYELLVKMQKLRLDPMEEVCYRAMMQLCGVYGQPVLAVKLLFHMKRSGVQPNALTYGFYNKAVLEATWPSDMTNSSQLMWNKLRNVIVGAALFKKAGKKSARRRLSSNVDFLTTDKTEGMEHALSRSSLDSSHSQDTEAAHSDSTKGSSVSDLPGFGSFELKAKLLRQNSIVKDQATLSMLQSDELDQAPSNPRLTRSVESPLKSPIRTPVTENDPLGALINDETPIVSPSEENDSNCSTSTLTVLNNTTEERPGGPLLFRSNILPRSATFHQAVDESGVTVGGHLQRSETMPHSVAQQGEQEREKERLEISSLWSQNKDSVTSSLSSLGSSLKISFGPSSLTGKKSNEIILGGLNSLKSAATTVVKKFDEIKEAISATSTPVKIKEREQKLAYGVSHESLDSLTDGSLQDRNETSTRASGDGNLDLCSLYELAECLYPKGTRELEERLAIELVLSSASRCHHCAAILYDEEIMAGWQPEDSNLNTVCQYCDKATVPLLTVTILDYRCEASEKNNDPLMGALVELLDRPKESLEPITVPYLNPLVLRKELESVLSQEGDACLTKHRFIQEHPIVYWNLIWYFERINLTSHLPDLWLNSDKNLEVQRAVGSVGVRTMWDNECLHMDRLPMYLQWKLNSTEDRTLMQTVITYVRCNDLAEPIIRVALERSKHQTGDHPFSIYRDVLFLAFTVLGRTNIDQGVFDREYSLSLEKFSENEEKLLHKIDAPPTMMSVYCRYYFKQLNV; encoded by the exons ATGGATGAGAGAAGGGTAGCGGATTATTTTGTTATCGCCGGTTTACCCGGGCAAGATGACGATCACAGTCAAGACAGCGAGACTAATGACAAACTGGAGGACTGGTGCCAGGAAGGCACTCATCTGAAGGACATGCATATGCCACCTCCGATCACGGATCTTGCTGTAATATTCCCTGCATTGGGAGAACACTGTCCGGAGGGATACACACTGTTGGATCAAACCGTAATGGGTTTCCCCGCGGACTTGAATCATGGGAGCTTACGAACAAACGAGTGTTACTTATGTTATAGAAGAGGACGAGATAAGCCTCCTTTAGTCGATATCG GTGTAATATATGACGGGAAAGAACGTATAATGCAGGATGCTGAAATAGTATTAGAAACCCCTAAAGGCCATGTGGCGAATGTAAATAATTctacttcaaaaatttttgtaacatatagaCGAGCAAGTCGGAAGATGCCTTGCAATTCTCTTGTCGTTACCGACATATGTGTTATCTTAACGAATAAAGGGGAGAGCCCGCCCCACGCATTCTGCGTTATcaataagaatttaaacaaaGGAATGCTAGGCAGCGATGTATTTTTGTGCTACAAGAAGTCTATGAATCGCGCGAATCTGATATCATTCAAACCGGCAATACTCTACAAATATCCCATGGCTGATTACAGCAGTTTTGTCTTTCCAAACTCCGTCGCCATGTTTTGTTTACCGATGGGCGCAACTATAGAATGCTGGCCTAAAGTAGCGTGTAAACCTAAACCAGTATTCTCGACATTCGTCTTAACGGTTGCCGATGCTGCTCAAAAGATATACGGCTCAGCAATAACATTTTACGAGGAGCTTCAACTGGAATTGGAAACTCCAAATTGCATAAACAATCAGGAGATCATGGACACCGTTGACgagaataacaaaaatagcG ATACTGAAATCACTAAAGACAAGCCGCAGGTGAAAATGAAGATATTCAAGGGATCCGGCATACTTAAGAAGcttaatatattgcaattggAAAAGTTGCAGTACACAGACCCCGCGAACCAGTCGCTGAACATCAGCAAATCCATATGCATACTGTCTCACTGGCCGTTCTTCGACACGTTCGAGAAGTTCTTGGTTTTCCTGCACGGCATGGTGAACGGCAAGCCGCAGAGTGTGCCGATCGAAAAGTACATATCGTATTTCTTGTGCGATATACCGTTTCCGAGCCCGCAACGTCCGAGGATCTTGGTGCAGCTCAGCAGTCAGGACAGACTGATCTTGACGCAGCCGGAGGATCTGGCTCTACCCAGATCGGGCGCAAGTTTTCGGCAGTTGCTGATAAATCTGGGACCTGACAACTGTCTGCTGATACTGTTGTTAATATTAACCGAGCAGAAAATACTGGTTCACTCTTTACGCCCGGACGTACTTACTTCAGTGAGCGAAGCCATCGCTATGATTCTATTTCCTTTCAAATGGCAGTGTCCTTATATACCTTTGTGTCCGCTGGGATTAGCAGAG GTATTGCATGCACCGTTGCCGTTCTTAATTGGTGTGGATTCAAGATTCTTCGACTTATACGATCCTCCTTCTGACGTTAATTGCGTCAATTTggatacaaataatattgcaatttgcgacgataagaaatatttaagtgTGAAGTTGCTTCCTAAAAAGGCAGCTCGGCAGCTCAGAAATTGGTTGGAGCTTTTATCgtcgaaaattatttcgtgGGGAAAGACAAACTGTTCCCAGAAAG ATCGCGGAGACGAAGATTTCAGCGTGGACAGAGAATTTCAACAAAAACGAAGGGAGCAAGCTTTGGAACTCGAAATTCAGGATGCCTTCTTGAGATTTATGGCGACGATTCTCAAAGGATATCGAAGTTATTTGTTGCCGATCACAAAAGCACCTACCGTTGGAACAACGGATCCCACGAGTTTGTTTAATATCCAAGCGTTTTTGAGGAGTCGCGATAAAGCTCACGCTAAATTTTACACCATGCTTGTCAGGACACAGATGTTTATTAG GTTCATAGAAGAAAGAAGTTTTGTGTCCGATATGGATATGGCAGGATTAGCGTTTTTTGACGAGTGTACAGAACGAGTTGAGGAAGAAAATG TAACTCTCTTGGAACTGGATGAATCTCAGCACAGTGAACGCACAGTATTTATACCTCCGCCTGAAGCAGGGACAAATCAAACaccaataatatacaaatcaTTCAAATTGAATCCAGATCTGATGAGGCCTCAGAAGAACTTCTGCTTGAAGAATCCATCTTTAAGTGCCTTCGGTATGGTACCTGGGAGTCCTATGGCTCGTAGAACAAAGCACGAAATCAAAGTTGCTCAAAAAATGGCTCGAAAACAA GCTGCGATGCCTGACAGATGGGGCAGGTGTCTGCTTGGCACATGCTACAGCCTTTGGTTTCTGCACTTGCCGGCTATGTTGCAAGTTTCTAGCCAACCTGCTGCAATTTTGCATCAAGCTTACGAGTTATTagttaaaatgcaaaaattgcgTCTCGATCCTATGGAAGAG gTGTGCTATCGAGCTATGATGCAGCTTTGCGGCGTTTATGGTCAACCAGTTTTAgctgtaaaattattgtttcatatgAAACGTAGTGGTGTTCAACCTAATGCTTTAACATACGGATTTTACAACAAG GCTGTTCTCGAGGCAACATGGCCTTCTGACATGACAAATTCGAGTCAGTTGATGTGGAACAAACTGCGAAATGTTATTGTCGGTGcagctttatttaaaaaggcTGGAAAGAAGAGTGCTAGAAGACGACTGAGCTCTAACGTGGACTTTTTAACCACCGATAAGACTGAAGGCATGGAGCATGCGCTCTCCCGGTCTAGTCTTGATAGTTCTCATTCTCAAGACACAGAAGCTGCGCACAGCGATT CCACGAAAGGCAGCTCTGTGTCGGATTTACCTGGATTTGGATCGTTTGAATTAAAAGCCAAGCTCCTTcgacaaaacagtattgtgaAAGATCAAGCAACATTAAGTATGTTACAGTCGGACGAGTTGGATCAGGCACCGAGTAATCCAAG GCTAACGCGCAGTGTTGAATCACCATTAAAAAGTCCCATACGCACACCAGTTACGGAAAATGACCCATTGGGTGCTCTCATTAATGACGAAACACCGATTGTGTCACCTTCCGAGGAGAACGATTCGAATTGCTCAACAAGTACTTTAAccgttttaaataatacaactgAAGAGAGACCAGGAGGGCCGCTCTTATTTAGAAG CAACATTCTCCCACGTAGTGCAACCTTTCATCAAGCAGTAGATGAAAGTGGTGTGACAGTGGGCGGGCATTTACAGAGGAGTGAGACGATGCCGCACTCCGTGGCGCAGCAGGGCGAAcaggagagagaaaaggagagacTAGAAATAAGCAGTCTTTGGTCTCAGAATAAGGATAGTGTAACATCCAGCCTCTCTAGCTTAGGATCTAGTCTTAAAATTAGTTTCGG tccATCGAGTTTGACAGGGAAGAAGTCGAACGAGATAATACTCGGTGGTCTCAACAGCTTGAAGTCTGCTGCGACAACCGTTGTGAAGAAATTCGACGAAATAAAGGAAGCCATCTCGGCGACAAGTACGCCGGTAAAAATTAAGGAACGCGAACAAAAGCTTGCCTACGGCGTATCGCACGAATCTCTGGATTCCCTCACTGATGGATCCTTACAGGATCGAAATGAAACTTCGACAAGAGCGTCAG GTGATGGAAATTTAGATTTATGTTCATTATACGAACTCGCAGAATGCCTGTATCCAAAGGGCACTAGAGAATTAGAAGAACGTCTTGCCATCGAACTTGTGCTTTCCAGTGCGAGTAGGTGTCATCATTGCGCCGCTATTCTGTACGACGAGGAGATCATGGCTGGCTGGCAGCCGGAGGATTCAAATTTGAACACAGTGTGTCAGTATTGTGACAAGGCGACCGTACCCCTTCTCACAGTTACAATATTAGACTACAG ATGCGAAGCGAGTGAAAAGAATAATGACCCTTTGATGGGAGCACTGGTAGAATTGTTAGATCGACCGAAAGAATCGTTGGAACCTATAACGGTGCCATATTTAAATCCACTAGTTCTGAGAAAAGAATTGGAGAGTGTGTTGAGTCAAGAAGGGGATGCTTGCCTCACCAAGCACAGGTTCATCCAGGAGCATCCGATAGTGTATTGGAATCTGATCTGGTATTTCGAAAGGATCAATTTAACAAGTCATCTACCCGATCTCTGGCTGAACAGCGATAAAAACTTGGAGGTGCAAAGAGCAGTAGGATCAGTAGGTGTTAGAACCATGTGGGATAACGAGTGTCTACACATGGATCGTTTGCCTATGTATCTTCAatggaaattaaattctacAGAGGATAGAAC GTTAATGCAGACAGTGATCACGTATGTCCGTTGCAACGATTTAGCAGAACCTATAATAAGAGTGGCCTTAGAAAGAAGTAAACATCAAACAGGCGATCATCCGTTTTCTATATACAGAGATGTCCTGTTTCTAGCATTTACTGTATTAGGCAGGACGAATATTGACCAAG GCGTTTTTGACAGAGAATACAGTTTATCGCTGGAGAAATTCTCCGAGAACGAGGAAAAgttattgcataaaattgaCGCGCCACCGACAATGATGTCGGTGTACTGCagatattatttcaaacagtTGAATGTCTGA
- the Crag gene encoding DENN domain-containing protein Crag isoform X1, with protein sequence MDERRVADYFVIAGLPGQDDDHSQDSETNDKLEDWCQEGTHLKDMHMPPPITDLAVIFPALGEHCPEGYTLLDQTVMGFPADLNHGSLRTNECYLCYRRGRDKPPLVDIGVIYDGKERIMQDAEIVLETPKGHVANVNNSTSKIFVTYRRASRKMPCNSLVVTDICVILTNKGESPPHAFCVINKNLNKGMLGSDVFLCYKKSMNRANLISFKPAILYKYPMADYSSFVFPNSVAMFCLPMGATIECWPKVACKPKPVFSTFVLTVADAAQKIYGSAITFYEELQLELETPNCINNQEIMDTVDENNKNSDTEITKDKPQVKMKIFKGSGILKKLNILQLEKLQYTDPANQSLNISKSICILSHWPFFDTFEKFLVFLHGMVNGKPQSVPIEKYISYFLCDIPFPSPQRPRILVQLSSQDRLILTQPEDLALPRSGASFRQLLINLGPDNCLLILLLILTEQKILVHSLRPDVLTSVSEAIAMILFPFKWQCPYIPLCPLGLAEVLHAPLPFLIGVDSRFFDLYDPPSDVNCVNLDTNNIAICDDKKYLSVKLLPKKAARQLRNWLELLSSKIISWGKTNCSQKDRGDEDFSVDREFQQKRREQALELEIQDAFLRFMATILKGYRSYLLPITKAPTVGTTDPTSLFNIQAFLRSRDKAHAKFYTMLVRTQMFIRFIEERSFVSDMDMAGLAFFDECTERVEEENVTLLELDESQHSERTVFIPPPEAGTNQTPIIYKSFKLNPDLMRPQKNFCLKNPSLSAFGMVPGSPMARRTKHEIKVAQKMARKQAAMPDRWGRCLLGTCYSLWFLHLPAMLQVSSQPAAILHQAYELLVKMQKLRLDPMEEVCYRAMMQLCGVYGQPVLAVKLLFHMKRSGVQPNALTYGFYNKAVLEATWPSDMTNSSQLMWNKLRNVIVGAALFKKAGKKSARRRLSSNVDFLTTDKTEGMEHALSRSSLDSSHSQDTEAAHSDSTKGSSVSDLPGFGSFELKAKLLRQNSIVKDQATLSMLQSDELDQAPSNPRLTRSVESPLKSPIRTPVTENDPLGALINDETPIVSPSEENDSNCSTSTLTVLNNTTEERPGGPLLFRSNILPRSATFHQAVDESGVTVGGHLQRSETMPHSVAQQGEQEREKERLEISSLWSQNKDSVTSSLSSLGSSLKISFGRYSTGGLAFAKNKDLISSTQLIESLSLSSYISPSSLTGKKSNEIILGGLNSLKSAATTVVKKFDEIKEAISATSTPVKIKEREQKLAYGVSHESLDSLTDGSLQDRNETSTRASGDGNLDLCSLYELAECLYPKGTRELEERLAIELVLSSASRCHHCAAILYDEEIMAGWQPEDSNLNTVCQYCDKATVPLLTVTILDYRCEASEKNNDPLMGALVELLDRPKESLEPITVPYLNPLVLRKELESVLSQEGDACLTKHRFIQEHPIVYWNLIWYFERINLTSHLPDLWLNSDKNLEVQRAVGSVGVRTMWDNECLHMDRLPMYLQWKLNSTEDRTLMQTVITYVRCNDLAEPIIRVALERSKHQTGDHPFSIYRDVLFLAFTVLGRTNIDQGVFDREYSLSLEKFSENEEKLLHKIDAPPTMMSVYCRYYFKQLNV encoded by the exons ATGGATGAGAGAAGGGTAGCGGATTATTTTGTTATCGCCGGTTTACCCGGGCAAGATGACGATCACAGTCAAGACAGCGAGACTAATGACAAACTGGAGGACTGGTGCCAGGAAGGCACTCATCTGAAGGACATGCATATGCCACCTCCGATCACGGATCTTGCTGTAATATTCCCTGCATTGGGAGAACACTGTCCGGAGGGATACACACTGTTGGATCAAACCGTAATGGGTTTCCCCGCGGACTTGAATCATGGGAGCTTACGAACAAACGAGTGTTACTTATGTTATAGAAGAGGACGAGATAAGCCTCCTTTAGTCGATATCG GTGTAATATATGACGGGAAAGAACGTATAATGCAGGATGCTGAAATAGTATTAGAAACCCCTAAAGGCCATGTGGCGAATGTAAATAATTctacttcaaaaatttttgtaacatatagaCGAGCAAGTCGGAAGATGCCTTGCAATTCTCTTGTCGTTACCGACATATGTGTTATCTTAACGAATAAAGGGGAGAGCCCGCCCCACGCATTCTGCGTTATcaataagaatttaaacaaaGGAATGCTAGGCAGCGATGTATTTTTGTGCTACAAGAAGTCTATGAATCGCGCGAATCTGATATCATTCAAACCGGCAATACTCTACAAATATCCCATGGCTGATTACAGCAGTTTTGTCTTTCCAAACTCCGTCGCCATGTTTTGTTTACCGATGGGCGCAACTATAGAATGCTGGCCTAAAGTAGCGTGTAAACCTAAACCAGTATTCTCGACATTCGTCTTAACGGTTGCCGATGCTGCTCAAAAGATATACGGCTCAGCAATAACATTTTACGAGGAGCTTCAACTGGAATTGGAAACTCCAAATTGCATAAACAATCAGGAGATCATGGACACCGTTGACgagaataacaaaaatagcG ATACTGAAATCACTAAAGACAAGCCGCAGGTGAAAATGAAGATATTCAAGGGATCCGGCATACTTAAGAAGcttaatatattgcaattggAAAAGTTGCAGTACACAGACCCCGCGAACCAGTCGCTGAACATCAGCAAATCCATATGCATACTGTCTCACTGGCCGTTCTTCGACACGTTCGAGAAGTTCTTGGTTTTCCTGCACGGCATGGTGAACGGCAAGCCGCAGAGTGTGCCGATCGAAAAGTACATATCGTATTTCTTGTGCGATATACCGTTTCCGAGCCCGCAACGTCCGAGGATCTTGGTGCAGCTCAGCAGTCAGGACAGACTGATCTTGACGCAGCCGGAGGATCTGGCTCTACCCAGATCGGGCGCAAGTTTTCGGCAGTTGCTGATAAATCTGGGACCTGACAACTGTCTGCTGATACTGTTGTTAATATTAACCGAGCAGAAAATACTGGTTCACTCTTTACGCCCGGACGTACTTACTTCAGTGAGCGAAGCCATCGCTATGATTCTATTTCCTTTCAAATGGCAGTGTCCTTATATACCTTTGTGTCCGCTGGGATTAGCAGAG GTATTGCATGCACCGTTGCCGTTCTTAATTGGTGTGGATTCAAGATTCTTCGACTTATACGATCCTCCTTCTGACGTTAATTGCGTCAATTTggatacaaataatattgcaatttgcgacgataagaaatatttaagtgTGAAGTTGCTTCCTAAAAAGGCAGCTCGGCAGCTCAGAAATTGGTTGGAGCTTTTATCgtcgaaaattatttcgtgGGGAAAGACAAACTGTTCCCAGAAAG ATCGCGGAGACGAAGATTTCAGCGTGGACAGAGAATTTCAACAAAAACGAAGGGAGCAAGCTTTGGAACTCGAAATTCAGGATGCCTTCTTGAGATTTATGGCGACGATTCTCAAAGGATATCGAAGTTATTTGTTGCCGATCACAAAAGCACCTACCGTTGGAACAACGGATCCCACGAGTTTGTTTAATATCCAAGCGTTTTTGAGGAGTCGCGATAAAGCTCACGCTAAATTTTACACCATGCTTGTCAGGACACAGATGTTTATTAG GTTCATAGAAGAAAGAAGTTTTGTGTCCGATATGGATATGGCAGGATTAGCGTTTTTTGACGAGTGTACAGAACGAGTTGAGGAAGAAAATG TAACTCTCTTGGAACTGGATGAATCTCAGCACAGTGAACGCACAGTATTTATACCTCCGCCTGAAGCAGGGACAAATCAAACaccaataatatacaaatcaTTCAAATTGAATCCAGATCTGATGAGGCCTCAGAAGAACTTCTGCTTGAAGAATCCATCTTTAAGTGCCTTCGGTATGGTACCTGGGAGTCCTATGGCTCGTAGAACAAAGCACGAAATCAAAGTTGCTCAAAAAATGGCTCGAAAACAA GCTGCGATGCCTGACAGATGGGGCAGGTGTCTGCTTGGCACATGCTACAGCCTTTGGTTTCTGCACTTGCCGGCTATGTTGCAAGTTTCTAGCCAACCTGCTGCAATTTTGCATCAAGCTTACGAGTTATTagttaaaatgcaaaaattgcgTCTCGATCCTATGGAAGAG gTGTGCTATCGAGCTATGATGCAGCTTTGCGGCGTTTATGGTCAACCAGTTTTAgctgtaaaattattgtttcatatgAAACGTAGTGGTGTTCAACCTAATGCTTTAACATACGGATTTTACAACAAG GCTGTTCTCGAGGCAACATGGCCTTCTGACATGACAAATTCGAGTCAGTTGATGTGGAACAAACTGCGAAATGTTATTGTCGGTGcagctttatttaaaaaggcTGGAAAGAAGAGTGCTAGAAGACGACTGAGCTCTAACGTGGACTTTTTAACCACCGATAAGACTGAAGGCATGGAGCATGCGCTCTCCCGGTCTAGTCTTGATAGTTCTCATTCTCAAGACACAGAAGCTGCGCACAGCGATT CCACGAAAGGCAGCTCTGTGTCGGATTTACCTGGATTTGGATCGTTTGAATTAAAAGCCAAGCTCCTTcgacaaaacagtattgtgaAAGATCAAGCAACATTAAGTATGTTACAGTCGGACGAGTTGGATCAGGCACCGAGTAATCCAAG GCTAACGCGCAGTGTTGAATCACCATTAAAAAGTCCCATACGCACACCAGTTACGGAAAATGACCCATTGGGTGCTCTCATTAATGACGAAACACCGATTGTGTCACCTTCCGAGGAGAACGATTCGAATTGCTCAACAAGTACTTTAAccgttttaaataatacaactgAAGAGAGACCAGGAGGGCCGCTCTTATTTAGAAG CAACATTCTCCCACGTAGTGCAACCTTTCATCAAGCAGTAGATGAAAGTGGTGTGACAGTGGGCGGGCATTTACAGAGGAGTGAGACGATGCCGCACTCCGTGGCGCAGCAGGGCGAAcaggagagagaaaaggagagacTAGAAATAAGCAGTCTTTGGTCTCAGAATAAGGATAGTGTAACATCCAGCCTCTCTAGCTTAGGATCTAGTCTTAAAATTAGTTTCGG ACGATACTCCACGGGTGGATTGGCATTTGCTAAAAATAAGGATTTAATATCGTCGACTCAACTTATTGAATCTCTTAGTCTCTCCAGCTACATCAG tccATCGAGTTTGACAGGGAAGAAGTCGAACGAGATAATACTCGGTGGTCTCAACAGCTTGAAGTCTGCTGCGACAACCGTTGTGAAGAAATTCGACGAAATAAAGGAAGCCATCTCGGCGACAAGTACGCCGGTAAAAATTAAGGAACGCGAACAAAAGCTTGCCTACGGCGTATCGCACGAATCTCTGGATTCCCTCACTGATGGATCCTTACAGGATCGAAATGAAACTTCGACAAGAGCGTCAG GTGATGGAAATTTAGATTTATGTTCATTATACGAACTCGCAGAATGCCTGTATCCAAAGGGCACTAGAGAATTAGAAGAACGTCTTGCCATCGAACTTGTGCTTTCCAGTGCGAGTAGGTGTCATCATTGCGCCGCTATTCTGTACGACGAGGAGATCATGGCTGGCTGGCAGCCGGAGGATTCAAATTTGAACACAGTGTGTCAGTATTGTGACAAGGCGACCGTACCCCTTCTCACAGTTACAATATTAGACTACAG ATGCGAAGCGAGTGAAAAGAATAATGACCCTTTGATGGGAGCACTGGTAGAATTGTTAGATCGACCGAAAGAATCGTTGGAACCTATAACGGTGCCATATTTAAATCCACTAGTTCTGAGAAAAGAATTGGAGAGTGTGTTGAGTCAAGAAGGGGATGCTTGCCTCACCAAGCACAGGTTCATCCAGGAGCATCCGATAGTGTATTGGAATCTGATCTGGTATTTCGAAAGGATCAATTTAACAAGTCATCTACCCGATCTCTGGCTGAACAGCGATAAAAACTTGGAGGTGCAAAGAGCAGTAGGATCAGTAGGTGTTAGAACCATGTGGGATAACGAGTGTCTACACATGGATCGTTTGCCTATGTATCTTCAatggaaattaaattctacAGAGGATAGAAC GTTAATGCAGACAGTGATCACGTATGTCCGTTGCAACGATTTAGCAGAACCTATAATAAGAGTGGCCTTAGAAAGAAGTAAACATCAAACAGGCGATCATCCGTTTTCTATATACAGAGATGTCCTGTTTCTAGCATTTACTGTATTAGGCAGGACGAATATTGACCAAG GCGTTTTTGACAGAGAATACAGTTTATCGCTGGAGAAATTCTCCGAGAACGAGGAAAAgttattgcataaaattgaCGCGCCACCGACAATGATGTCGGTGTACTGCagatattatttcaaacagtTGAATGTCTGA